The proteins below come from a single Pandoraea apista genomic window:
- a CDS encoding DEAD/DEAH box helicase, protein MATIIPSLSSCVGRMQPGERRFAERLEQKLKEDYLIWYDVPVASMQVYPDFVILHPQCGLLILEVKDWKITTIQSADRGDWRILGNNGLKSVVSPLEQARRYTLEIVNALELDRELVNPHGHPYQGKLRFPWTFGVVLPNITRKQFTDGGLDQTIEPSRVICADEMTESVNAEAFQARLWQMFKFQFREKLTPPNIDRIRWILFPEVRVKSVQLELLSDNVELPDIMAVMDIQQEQLARSLGEGHRVIHGVAGSGKTMILGYRAEYLANQSEKPVLVLCFSEPLSKQIKAILDARGLSSKVVVRNFHGWCSDQLTAHNVTRPKGSGKKFFDELVQCVVRAVENGHIPIAQYDAVLIDEGHDFEPTWFKLAVQMVTPERNHLLVMYDDAQSIFNRSERQGFSFKSVGVQAQGRTTILKINYRNTRQILALAASVAKDILDSKTTDDDGVPLIHPISCGRNGPPPVLIRRQSIEEEVEAIAEKMNQAHQQGVAWQDMAVVYRTWSVGQACVDALTAAKIPCQWQQRNRKNFSPGADAVTVLTMHASKGLEYPFVAVPGVGTMSTEGADLEQEARLFYIAATRATHQLLVTGSGDSLFMRRLFPDVSLEGAASSVL, encoded by the coding sequence ATGGCAACGATCATCCCGTCTTTGTCTTCATGTGTCGGCAGAATGCAGCCGGGCGAACGAAGATTCGCTGAGCGGCTGGAACAGAAGTTGAAAGAAGACTATTTGATTTGGTACGACGTCCCCGTCGCTTCCATGCAGGTATATCCCGACTTCGTGATTCTGCACCCGCAATGCGGGTTGCTGATCCTGGAAGTCAAGGACTGGAAGATCACGACAATTCAGAGCGCGGATCGGGGGGATTGGAGGATCCTCGGAAACAACGGTCTAAAGTCCGTCGTCAGTCCCCTGGAACAGGCGCGCCGATATACGCTTGAAATCGTCAACGCGCTTGAGCTGGATCGGGAGCTTGTGAATCCGCATGGGCATCCGTACCAAGGGAAACTGCGATTTCCATGGACGTTCGGCGTCGTGTTGCCCAACATCACGCGGAAACAGTTCACAGATGGGGGATTGGATCAGACGATTGAGCCGTCACGCGTTATTTGCGCAGATGAAATGACAGAGTCGGTGAACGCAGAGGCGTTTCAGGCACGGTTGTGGCAGATGTTCAAATTTCAATTTCGCGAGAAGCTAACGCCACCGAACATTGATCGAATCCGATGGATCTTGTTCCCTGAAGTCCGGGTGAAATCCGTTCAGCTAGAGCTGCTTTCAGATAATGTTGAACTACCTGACATCATGGCCGTCATGGACATTCAGCAGGAGCAACTGGCTCGCAGTCTGGGAGAGGGGCACCGTGTCATTCACGGCGTCGCGGGTTCCGGAAAAACCATGATTCTCGGATATCGCGCGGAGTATTTGGCTAATCAGTCGGAAAAACCGGTGCTGGTCCTCTGCTTTAGCGAACCGCTTTCCAAGCAAATCAAAGCGATATTGGACGCCAGGGGGCTGTCGAGCAAGGTCGTCGTGAGGAATTTCCACGGCTGGTGCTCTGATCAATTGACTGCCCATAACGTGACTCGCCCAAAAGGTAGCGGCAAGAAGTTCTTTGATGAACTTGTTCAATGCGTCGTCCGGGCTGTCGAGAATGGGCACATTCCGATAGCGCAGTACGACGCTGTTCTCATCGATGAAGGTCACGATTTCGAGCCGACCTGGTTCAAGCTGGCCGTGCAAATGGTTACGCCGGAACGAAATCATTTGCTTGTCATGTATGACGACGCCCAATCAATCTTCAATCGATCAGAGCGGCAGGGGTTCAGCTTCAAGAGCGTGGGTGTTCAGGCACAGGGGCGAACCACGATTCTCAAGATCAATTATCGGAACACGCGGCAGATATTAGCGCTTGCCGCGAGTGTAGCTAAAGACATTCTGGACAGTAAGACCACTGACGACGACGGCGTCCCGTTGATCCATCCGATAAGCTGTGGTCGAAACGGTCCTCCGCCGGTGCTAATCAGACGCCAATCCATTGAGGAGGAGGTCGAGGCCATTGCGGAGAAAATGAATCAAGCCCATCAGCAGGGCGTCGCCTGGCAGGATATGGCGGTCGTCTATCGAACGTGGAGCGTCGGCCAGGCATGTGTCGACGCGCTAACTGCGGCAAAGATTCCCTGCCAATGGCAACAGCGGAATCGCAAGAACTTCTCCCCCGGTGCAGACGCCGTTACCGTGCTCACCATGCATGCAAGCAAAGGTCTCGAGTATCCATTTGTTGCTGTGCCGGGCGTTGGGACGATGTCGACGGAGGGGGCCGATCTGGAGCAAGAAGCCCGTCTCTTCTACATTGCCGCGACGCGCGCCACTCATCAACTTCTCGTGACCGGGAGCGGGGATTCGCTGTTTATGCGCCGGCTATTTCCTGATGTTTCGTTAGAAGGCGCTGCTTCCTCGGTGCTATAA
- a CDS encoding MFS transporter: MEVSVGRDSAANAAVPERSGKRIDVGIIAVSTIGNALEWFDFTVFTFFAANIARQFFPSDNPTAALLAAWTTFGVGFLTRPLGGIVLGAYADKHGRKSALLVTISVMALGVAVIAFAPTYAQIGMAAPVLMLIGRFLQGFSAGGEVGSATAFLVEHAPVERRGVYGSFQMIAQACSMLLGAIVSVGITQSLTPEQIDAFGWRIPFVIGLLIVPVGLYVRSRLDESPVFKDARHQSTQKRSPFLESITMHWRQVVAGFGLTVYGTIGTYIFYYYMPSYATKSLGIPFKSSVIASLCAAVAYIIGTFASGRLSDSIGRKKPMTASALISLIIAYPLFLAVSHVPTLPMLIFVQCCLMLSLGLFQGSYCAFVCELFPARVRATSMAIGYNFAVMIFGGFAGAIATLLIGWTGDKLAVVYYGIFGAAVGLVTILLLKDRSRQPLL; encoded by the coding sequence ATGGAAGTTTCGGTCGGGCGCGACAGCGCCGCAAACGCCGCGGTCCCTGAGCGCTCGGGAAAGCGAATCGACGTCGGCATCATCGCCGTGTCCACCATTGGCAACGCGCTTGAATGGTTCGATTTCACCGTATTCACCTTCTTTGCCGCGAACATCGCCCGGCAGTTCTTCCCCAGCGATAACCCGACAGCGGCCCTTCTCGCCGCATGGACGACCTTCGGGGTCGGCTTCCTGACGCGTCCGCTCGGCGGCATCGTTCTCGGTGCCTACGCCGACAAGCACGGCCGTAAATCTGCCTTGCTGGTCACGATCTCCGTCATGGCGCTGGGCGTCGCGGTGATCGCCTTCGCGCCCACTTATGCGCAGATCGGCATGGCGGCCCCCGTGCTGATGCTCATCGGACGCTTCCTCCAGGGATTCTCCGCAGGCGGCGAAGTCGGCAGCGCCACGGCATTCCTCGTCGAGCATGCCCCGGTCGAACGACGCGGCGTGTATGGCAGCTTCCAAATGATCGCGCAAGCGTGCAGCATGCTGCTCGGCGCCATCGTGTCCGTGGGCATTACCCAATCGCTGACACCCGAACAAATCGATGCGTTCGGCTGGCGCATCCCGTTCGTCATCGGTTTGCTGATCGTTCCCGTCGGACTCTATGTACGTTCGCGGCTGGACGAGTCACCGGTGTTCAAGGACGCGCGTCACCAGTCCACGCAAAAGCGCTCGCCGTTCCTTGAATCGATCACGATGCACTGGCGTCAGGTCGTTGCCGGATTCGGGCTGACGGTGTACGGCACCATCGGCACGTATATCTTCTACTACTACATGCCGAGCTACGCTACGAAGTCGCTGGGCATCCCCTTCAAAAGCAGCGTGATCGCGTCGCTGTGCGCTGCTGTCGCGTACATCATCGGAACGTTTGCCTCGGGACGCCTCTCGGATTCGATTGGCCGCAAGAAGCCGATGACCGCTTCGGCGCTCATCAGCCTGATCATCGCGTATCCGCTGTTCCTTGCCGTCAGTCATGTGCCGACCCTGCCGATGCTGATCTTCGTGCAGTGCTGTCTGATGCTCTCGCTGGGTCTGTTTCAGGGCTCGTACTGCGCCTTCGTATGCGAACTCTTTCCGGCGCGCGTGCGGGCGACGTCGATGGCCATCGGCTACAACTTTGCGGTGATGATCTTCGGTGGTTTCGCCGGGGCCATCGCCACGTTGCTCATCGGCTGGACTGGCGACAAGCTCGCCGTCGTGTACTACGGCATTTTCGGTGCAGCCGTGGGCCTCGTCACTATCTTGCTGCTCAAGGACCGCTCGCGGCAGCCGCTGCTGTAA
- a CDS encoding caspase family protein, translating to MSMTSLLLRGLAIVLLGVSCFTSNPTYAGPAPQPARKVALVIGNSAYDGADRLISPANDVKLVGDTLRQLGFETRVATDLSQEEFKAAVAWLAQSSKGAQVSLFYFAGHGFESGGDNFLVPVHAGVPIRAMTRPILLDRAIRVGYVRSKVMPSAPTSFIAVIDACRVPSRGNAGPGLKPEKVGQGELIAFSTADQAPAFDSMRNFGSAIDNSPFAYYLAMNMKAPGATIKHTLDLVQQQVAELTGGQQRPWISSGLIGDVPLGAQYMVASSVPTGKAADVTRGGATRGTTPVPAAAVAASAPIAAQPAMPPGNAAAGVHVPPYLVDQLTKYRENANTPSVAPQQTPQAQRANAWDDAEARITQAAQRADRNDIAALRARGNDAAALTTLGMIYEYGYGVPRDPKAAVNLYKRAANTGYPIAQTLLGEIYFEGKLAQRDYAESEKWLARAASQDYTRARLDLAQVRATRGQGGANGMQNWADAASIMLDSVRRQQQYGR from the coding sequence ATGTCCATGACCTCTTTGTTACTGCGCGGCCTGGCCATCGTCCTGCTGGGCGTGTCGTGCTTCACTTCGAACCCGACCTACGCCGGACCCGCGCCGCAGCCCGCGCGCAAGGTGGCGCTGGTCATTGGCAACAGCGCCTATGACGGCGCCGACCGGCTGATTTCGCCGGCCAACGACGTCAAGCTCGTCGGTGACACTTTGCGTCAGCTTGGTTTCGAGACACGCGTGGCGACCGACTTGTCGCAAGAGGAATTCAAGGCAGCTGTGGCGTGGCTCGCGCAGTCGTCGAAAGGCGCGCAAGTTTCGCTGTTCTATTTCGCAGGTCACGGCTTCGAGTCCGGCGGCGACAACTTCCTCGTGCCAGTGCATGCCGGCGTACCGATTCGCGCAATGACGCGTCCGATTCTGCTCGATCGCGCCATCCGTGTCGGCTACGTGCGCAGCAAGGTCATGCCGTCGGCGCCCACATCGTTCATCGCCGTGATTGACGCCTGCCGCGTGCCGTCGCGCGGTAACGCCGGGCCGGGCCTCAAGCCGGAGAAGGTTGGGCAAGGCGAGTTGATCGCCTTCTCGACGGCCGATCAGGCGCCGGCGTTCGACTCGATGCGCAACTTCGGCAGTGCTATCGACAACAGTCCGTTCGCTTACTATCTGGCGATGAACATGAAAGCCCCGGGTGCGACGATCAAGCACACGCTCGATCTGGTGCAGCAGCAGGTCGCCGAACTGACGGGGGGACAGCAACGTCCGTGGATCTCGAGTGGTTTGATCGGCGACGTGCCGCTTGGCGCGCAGTACATGGTGGCGTCCAGCGTGCCCACCGGGAAGGCCGCCGACGTTACGCGCGGCGGTGCGACGCGTGGCACGACGCCAGTGCCCGCCGCTGCTGTCGCCGCATCGGCGCCAATCGCGGCACAACCGGCCATGCCGCCAGGGAACGCCGCTGCCGGCGTCCACGTTCCGCCGTATCTGGTTGATCAACTGACGAAATACCGCGAGAACGCGAACACCCCATCAGTCGCCCCGCAACAGACGCCGCAAGCGCAGCGCGCCAATGCGTGGGACGACGCCGAAGCACGCATCACGCAGGCCGCGCAGCGTGCCGACCGCAACGATATCGCTGCGCTGCGCGCTCGCGGCAACGACGCCGCAGCGCTCACTACGCTCGGCATGATTTACGAGTACGGGTACGGCGTGCCGCGCGACCCGAAGGCTGCCGTCAACCTCTACAAGCGTGCGGCCAACACCGGCTACCCAATTGCGCAGACACTGCTCGGCGAGATCTACTTCGAAGGCAAACTCGCACAACGCGACTATGCGGAGAGCGAGAAATGGCTGGCACGCGCGGCGTCGCAGGACTACACCCGTGCTCGTCTCGACCTGGCTCAAGTGCGCGCCACTCGCGGACAGGGCGGCGCCAACGGCATGCAGAACTGGGCCGATGCCGCTTCGATCATGCTCGACTCTGTGCGTCGCCAGCAGCAATATGGGCGGTGA
- a CDS encoding LysR family transcriptional regulator translates to MSNLRFMKTFAAVARHGSFAAAAEHLAMTQSAVSMQMRALEEEFDHPLFDRVGRSVALNAMGRLLLPHAEQLLAQYQTMRTLAAGIESTAGPVTIGAVESAVSALARAVSQIKQAQPHLEILIQTARSIELTAKLDAGEIDCAVLVEASGRRPAGVRWTPLYREPLVLLASSALKTGSVAKLLETERFLRFDRTQRTGALIDRAVRRQHVKVSDFLELSSIEGIVALVRQRVGISVVPMLRSATWAQDDSLRILPLPGMIEQRSIGLLERTRHDKMGITTAIAQQVMAQG, encoded by the coding sequence ATGAGCAATCTGCGATTTATGAAGACTTTTGCGGCAGTCGCGAGGCATGGATCGTTCGCTGCGGCCGCCGAACATCTTGCGATGACACAGTCGGCGGTGAGCATGCAAATGCGTGCGCTGGAGGAAGAATTCGACCATCCGCTATTCGATCGCGTGGGACGGTCTGTTGCGCTCAACGCGATGGGTCGCCTTCTGCTGCCGCATGCGGAGCAATTGCTGGCGCAGTATCAGACGATGCGCACGTTAGCCGCAGGCATCGAGTCGACGGCCGGTCCGGTGACGATCGGTGCGGTGGAATCGGCGGTGAGTGCGCTGGCGCGTGCGGTATCGCAAATCAAGCAGGCGCAGCCGCATCTGGAGATTCTGATTCAGACAGCGCGCTCGATTGAGCTCACGGCGAAACTCGATGCCGGCGAAATCGATTGTGCGGTGCTGGTGGAAGCTTCGGGAAGGCGTCCGGCCGGCGTGCGATGGACGCCGTTGTATCGGGAGCCGTTGGTACTGCTGGCGTCGTCGGCGTTGAAGACTGGATCGGTCGCGAAGTTGCTGGAGACAGAACGGTTCTTGCGGTTTGATCGAACGCAGCGTACCGGCGCGCTTATCGATCGGGCGGTGCGACGCCAACATGTGAAGGTGAGCGATTTTTTGGAGTTGTCGTCGATAGAAGGGATCGTGGCGCTGGTGCGTCAACGCGTAGGAATTTCGGTTGTGCCAATGCTGAGAAGCGCGACGTGGGCACAAGACGATTCGCTACGGATTCTTCCGCTACCCGGCATGATCGAGCAGCGGAGTATCGGGCTGCTTGAGCGCACGCGTCACGACAAGATGGGGATTACGACAGCAATTGCGCAGCAGGTGATGGCGCAGGGGTAA
- a CDS encoding glycerophosphodiester phosphodiesterase, with amino-acid sequence MAITRLRNKAALAALALAAMATTATPLQAACLGMQIHAHRGSAEDPENSGSALRSGYAGKWDGVETDMQQLSDGTWVLHHDLRTGRSVLAGAPRPVAQLSSADWRAARMTLHGKPTSEAPPFLSDALAIASLYPGKTLNAEIKEVVGNCKPIQGLVAQMRQGISHGNWFLTSGLLQNLRCARTADSQGYMGLIVFDGRNAEAAASNRWTKMIARHAKAPVLDRAWMTRLVSELGLPAGIHVDARTMDANPDLLTDAAAARLAVFAYAVQGDAALADAIGRAHARTGKMPSGAVVDGSADAFCRRVAQVTGLH; translated from the coding sequence ATGGCTATCACCCGTCTGCGAAATAAGGCCGCGTTGGCGGCGCTCGCGCTCGCGGCGATGGCCACGACGGCCACTCCGTTGCAGGCGGCCTGCCTTGGCATGCAGATTCATGCGCATCGAGGCTCGGCCGAAGATCCGGAGAACTCCGGCAGTGCGCTGCGCAGCGGCTATGCCGGCAAGTGGGATGGCGTCGAGACCGACATGCAGCAATTGTCCGATGGCACATGGGTGTTGCATCACGATTTGCGCACGGGGCGTTCGGTGCTCGCCGGCGCCCCTCGCCCGGTAGCGCAGCTATCGAGCGCCGACTGGCGCGCTGCGCGTATGACGTTGCACGGCAAGCCGACATCCGAGGCGCCGCCGTTCCTGTCCGATGCGCTGGCCATTGCCAGCCTTTATCCGGGCAAGACGTTGAACGCCGAGATCAAGGAAGTCGTCGGCAATTGCAAACCCATTCAGGGGCTGGTCGCCCAGATGCGGCAAGGCATTTCGCACGGTAACTGGTTTCTTACGTCGGGCTTGCTGCAGAACCTGCGTTGCGCGCGTACGGCCGATAGTCAGGGTTACATGGGCCTGATCGTGTTCGACGGGCGCAATGCCGAGGCGGCGGCGTCCAACCGCTGGACCAAGATGATTGCGCGCCACGCCAAGGCACCCGTTCTCGATCGCGCATGGATGACTCGCCTCGTGAGCGAACTCGGATTGCCGGCGGGGATTCATGTCGATGCCCGCACGATGGACGCCAATCCCGATTTGCTTACAGACGCCGCGGCGGCGCGTCTGGCGGTCTTCGCCTACGCCGTGCAGGGCGACGCAGCACTGGCCGACGCCATCGGCCGGGCTCACGCCCGCACGGGCAAGATGCCGAGCGGCGCGGTGGTGGATGGCTCTGCCGATGCGTTCTGTCGCCGTGTGGCGCAGGTCACAGGGCTGCACTGA
- a CDS encoding M20 aminoacylase family protein produces the protein MSIIPEIAERSAELQAIRRDIHAHPELRYEEARTSDIVAKLLESWGIEVTRGLGKTGVVGVLRNGTGKKVIGLRADMDALPIQELNTFAHASQYAGKMHACGHDGHTAMLLGAAQHLAEHRTFDGTIVFIFQPAEEGGGGAKAMLEDGLFEKFPVDAVFALHNWPGLAAGSFGARVGATQASSNEFRIVVKGTGAHAAMPHDGIDPVLTAMQIGTGLQSIMTRNKRPIDAAVLSITQMQAGEAINVIPNTATLAGTVRTFSLDVLDLVEKRMREFCESTAAAYGCTVEFSFLRNYPPTVNTAAETQFAVNVMQEIVGRDHVVSPIDPTMGAEDFSFFLLERPGCYAYIGNGTGDHRAHGHGLGPCMLHNTSYDFNDDVLTLGSTYWVRLTEAFLAG, from the coding sequence ATGTCCATCATTCCTGAAATCGCCGAGCGCTCGGCAGAACTGCAAGCCATTCGACGCGATATCCACGCTCACCCCGAACTGCGCTACGAAGAGGCGCGCACGTCCGATATCGTGGCGAAGCTGCTCGAATCGTGGGGGATCGAAGTCACGCGGGGGCTGGGAAAAACAGGCGTCGTCGGCGTACTGCGCAACGGTACCGGCAAGAAGGTCATCGGCCTGCGCGCCGACATGGACGCGTTGCCAATTCAGGAACTCAACACGTTTGCGCACGCGTCGCAGTACGCGGGGAAGATGCACGCCTGCGGTCACGACGGCCACACCGCCATGCTCCTCGGCGCGGCGCAGCATCTCGCCGAACACCGGACTTTCGACGGCACCATCGTTTTCATCTTCCAGCCGGCGGAGGAAGGCGGCGGCGGTGCGAAGGCCATGCTGGAAGATGGGCTGTTCGAGAAGTTCCCGGTCGACGCCGTATTCGCGCTGCACAACTGGCCGGGCCTTGCTGCCGGTAGCTTCGGGGCGCGCGTGGGCGCAACGCAGGCGTCGAGCAACGAGTTCCGCATCGTCGTCAAAGGCACGGGCGCCCACGCCGCGATGCCGCACGACGGCATCGATCCGGTACTCACGGCCATGCAGATCGGCACCGGATTGCAGAGCATCATGACGCGCAACAAGCGTCCCATCGATGCCGCTGTTTTGTCCATTACGCAGATGCAGGCGGGCGAGGCTATCAACGTCATTCCGAACACGGCGACGCTGGCGGGCACGGTGCGCACCTTCTCGCTCGACGTGCTCGATTTGGTGGAAAAACGCATGCGGGAGTTTTGCGAATCGACCGCTGCGGCCTACGGCTGCACAGTCGAATTCTCGTTCCTGCGCAACTATCCGCCAACGGTAAACACTGCTGCAGAGACACAGTTCGCGGTCAACGTCATGCAGGAGATCGTGGGGCGAGATCACGTCGTCAGTCCGATCGACCCGACGATGGGCGCGGAGGACTTCTCGTTCTTCCTGCTGGAGCGTCCCGGTTGCTACGCGTACATCGGCAACGGGACGGGGGATCACCGCGCGCATGGGCATGGCCTCGGCCCGTGCATGTTGCACAACACGAGCTACGACTTCAACGACGACGTGCTGACCCTTGGCTCCACCTATTGGGTGCGGCTGACGGAAGCGTTTCTGGCGGGGTAA
- a CDS encoding SulP family inorganic anion transporter, with protein MNAPESRVRWGMEALAALVVTLGCTTEYIALGAQATSPLPGPQAAAFGILLGTLTAVIGIALAALGAGTRPMISGPRVASTLFLSNLIGALVADPAMAAQGMRPILTLAGVAVLISGLMQMIIGLRHGGSFVRKVPAPVLSGLIFGVAGLAVSDQVNFLTRCTLDWGIVTLAVAGLGIASHFTWRSFAQRMLRAKRKVALPAGLSLFVAMLAASGAYYLALTLMPAPSPACRLIGVAGLDFAGWRPIDTGVWLDLLHGVSVHALALTIGYGIVIGFVSSLDTVIAVSSIESLTLRRGTVDRDLLAFGAVNTLLGALALLPNVGSVTRSNMAITSGAQTRWAAVMHAVLVCVALTAGVGLVAMLPKLAVAVVVIVMSLDMIDEAARTITRHAFSDARPRRLFGAAMWLFSLELVATLASGQPLVGFGVGAVFGALVGWPAPRRLSIVMTSDGGPDNGLLATLGGALLAYNVDSAVVEPLLARVDEANAAREREHPGVALSAQPPLPVMLDLCGVVRTDLTACRALAQFAQFCAARHADVRFRVPATDVSSEHPMTEALPHFVPAWRLHVVPASDTPISGGAAPASQTFAH; from the coding sequence ATGAACGCGCCCGAGTCCCGTGTGCGCTGGGGCATGGAGGCGCTCGCAGCGCTGGTCGTCACGCTTGGCTGCACCACTGAATACATCGCACTCGGCGCACAAGCCACCTCGCCGTTGCCCGGCCCGCAGGCCGCCGCGTTCGGCATTCTGCTCGGCACACTGACGGCCGTGATCGGCATTGCACTCGCCGCACTTGGCGCAGGAACGCGGCCAATGATATCCGGCCCCCGTGTCGCGTCGACACTCTTTCTATCAAATCTGATAGGGGCTCTGGTGGCGGACCCGGCAATGGCCGCACAGGGCATGCGCCCGATTCTGACGCTCGCCGGCGTGGCCGTGCTGATCTCCGGATTGATGCAGATGATCATTGGCCTGCGTCATGGCGGCTCGTTCGTGCGCAAAGTCCCCGCGCCGGTACTCTCCGGTTTGATCTTCGGTGTGGCCGGGTTGGCCGTGTCGGATCAGGTCAACTTCCTGACGCGTTGCACGCTCGACTGGGGCATCGTGACGTTGGCGGTTGCCGGGCTGGGCATTGCCAGCCATTTCACTTGGCGATCCTTCGCACAACGGATGTTGCGTGCGAAGCGGAAGGTCGCACTGCCCGCCGGCCTGTCGCTTTTTGTCGCCATGCTGGCCGCTTCCGGCGCCTATTACCTGGCGTTGACCTTGATGCCCGCGCCGTCACCCGCCTGTCGTCTCATCGGTGTAGCCGGCCTCGATTTCGCGGGCTGGCGACCGATCGACACCGGCGTGTGGCTCGACCTGTTACATGGCGTGAGCGTGCATGCTCTGGCCCTGACCATCGGCTACGGCATCGTGATCGGTTTCGTCTCGTCGCTCGACACGGTGATCGCCGTGTCGTCCATCGAATCGCTCACATTGCGACGCGGCACTGTCGACCGCGACTTGCTCGCGTTCGGCGCCGTCAACACGCTGTTGGGTGCATTGGCGCTGCTCCCCAACGTCGGCTCGGTCACGCGCTCCAACATGGCGATCACCAGCGGCGCGCAAACGCGCTGGGCCGCCGTAATGCATGCGGTGCTGGTCTGTGTAGCGCTCACGGCCGGCGTGGGGCTGGTCGCGATGCTCCCGAAGCTGGCCGTCGCCGTGGTCGTGATCGTGATGTCGCTCGACATGATCGACGAAGCTGCGCGCACGATCACGCGCCACGCGTTCTCCGACGCGCGCCCGCGCCGCCTGTTCGGTGCCGCTATGTGGCTCTTCTCGCTCGAACTCGTCGCCACCCTCGCTTCGGGCCAACCGCTGGTCGGCTTCGGCGTCGGCGCCGTATTCGGTGCGCTGGTGGGTTGGCCCGCACCGCGCCGCCTGAGCATCGTGATGACATCCGATGGTGGTCCCGACAACGGACTCCTCGCCACGTTAGGCGGTGCATTGCTAGCCTACAACGTCGACAGCGCAGTCGTCGAACCGCTGCTCGCACGGGTGGACGAAGCCAACGCCGCACGCGAGCGTGAGCATCCCGGCGTCGCACTCAGCGCGCAGCCGCCGCTGCCGGTGATGCTGGATCTGTGTGGCGTTGTCCGCACCGACCTGACCGCCTGCCGCGCACTCGCCCAATTCGCCCAGTTCTGCGCGGCGCGCCATGCCGACGTGCGGTTTCGCGTGCCGGCCACCGATGTGTCATCTGAACACCCGATGACAGAAGCGCTACCGCATTTTGTCCCGGCGTGGCGCCTGCATGTCGTGCCCGCGTCCGACACCCCCATCTCTGGCGGCGCGGCGCCCGCTTCCCAGACCTTTGCTCACTGA
- a CDS encoding M14 family metallopeptidase — MSPFSDSYREARGRFAAAARKADVEMTSHAIPDVMGREGEELATDVVRLGATDARRLLILTSGTHGVEGFCGSAAQIALLGDEGLKARLDNTGVAILIVHAVNPYGFSWLSRTNEDNVDLNRNSIDFSKTLPVNTAYADLHDLLVPSTWPPSDDNARAISDYIATHGESAYQRALTIGQYAFADGLFYGGREPVWSTRLMRTLIETHAKHCDAVGWIDFHTGLGPPGHGEKICVGALDAAELARARTWWGADLASPMDGTTVASNVGGPLLDTLRTARGDAQVTAMAIEYGTVPLVDMLHMLRADAWLRRHPDTPDAQASAIRQAVRSAFCFDDAVWQGQILGQARVAILQAVTGLSQC, encoded by the coding sequence ATGAGTCCGTTTTCGGATAGCTATCGCGAGGCGCGCGGGCGCTTTGCCGCTGCCGCGAGGAAGGCCGACGTGGAGATGACGAGTCACGCCATTCCCGACGTCATGGGCCGGGAAGGCGAGGAATTGGCGACGGACGTCGTGCGTTTGGGGGCAACCGACGCGCGGCGATTGCTGATCCTCACCTCGGGCACACACGGTGTCGAGGGCTTCTGCGGGAGCGCCGCGCAGATTGCTTTGCTGGGCGATGAAGGGTTGAAGGCGCGGCTCGATAACACGGGCGTGGCCATTCTGATCGTGCACGCTGTCAACCCTTACGGCTTTTCGTGGTTGTCGCGCACGAATGAAGACAACGTCGATCTGAATCGGAACAGCATCGATTTCTCAAAGACGTTGCCTGTCAACACGGCCTACGCGGATTTGCACGACCTGCTGGTGCCGTCGACCTGGCCGCCATCGGACGACAACGCCCGGGCAATTTCGGATTACATCGCGACGCATGGAGAGTCGGCTTACCAGCGTGCGCTGACGATCGGGCAGTACGCGTTTGCTGACGGGCTCTTCTACGGCGGACGCGAGCCGGTGTGGAGTACACGATTGATGCGTACGCTGATCGAGACGCACGCGAAGCACTGTGATGCGGTGGGTTGGATCGACTTCCATACCGGTCTCGGTCCGCCAGGTCACGGAGAGAAGATCTGTGTCGGTGCGCTCGACGCCGCAGAGTTGGCCCGTGCCCGCACATGGTGGGGCGCGGATCTTGCCAGTCCGATGGATGGCACGACGGTGGCGTCAAACGTCGGTGGACCATTGCTGGACACGCTGCGCACCGCGCGAGGCGATGCGCAGGTGACGGCGATGGCCATCGAATACGGCACCGTGCCGCTCGTCGACATGCTGCATATGTTGCGGGCGGATGCGTGGCTAAGGCGACATCCGGATACCCCGGACGCACAAGCGTCGGCGATTCGTCAGGCGGTGCGCTCGGCCTTCTGCTTTGACGATGCCGTATGGCAAGGACAGATTCTCGGGCAAGCGCGTGTGGCGATCCTGCAAGCGGTGACGGGCCTCAGCCAGTGCTAA